A genomic window from Salvelinus namaycush isolate Seneca chromosome 5, SaNama_1.0, whole genome shotgun sequence includes:
- the LOC120047518 gene encoding solute carrier family 22 member 5-like yields the protein MKDYEEMTSFLGEWGPFQKVIFLLLSLSSIPNGYVGMAMVFLADIPPHRCRVPQLNFSGFGLDLNYSIPLQEVKGEIILSRCTRFKEQMDSATGFGNETEGCLDGWEFSKEQYRSTIVTEWDLVCDNAWKAPFTVTIFFLGVLSGSFLSGIISDRYGRRYIFFATLALQTVFSILQAAANSWELFCALYFIVGMGQIANYCAAFILGSELLIRNVRINFASLGVSICYAIGYTALPMFAWFIRSWRILLIAMAIPGFLYIPLWWYIPESPRWLLSQGRVKEAEDIIRAAARKNGITPPDVIFKPEDCEQLMGNVNKESQRLYTWLDLIKTTNIRNITLISIIIWIVISMTYYGMSLNTPNMDGDPYFNCLVAASSEFLGYGSIWLFIRYTPRRFTLPFTMILSGTLLLIMKFIPQDMHVLSLTLVMIGKTGVTGAFGFLYLYSTELFPTVVRNMALGATSMASRVGSTVSPYIAYMGTYNKILPYILMGGTTVIAGVLSLLLPETKGEQLPELINQVKPLRCMGMNRASRDGQRQKGNAQVGNEVNNIQE from the exons ATGAAGGACTATGAAGAAATGACTTCCTTTTTGGGAGAATGGGGACCTTTCCAAAAGGTTATTTTTCTTCTGCTCAGTTTAAGCAGTATTCCTAATGGCTATGTTGGGATGGCCATGGTTTTCCTGGCAGATATCCCTCCACACCGGTGCAGGGTCCCCCAGCTGAACTTCAGTGGTTTTGGACTGGATTTGAATTACTCCATACCGTTACAGGAGGTAAAGGGAGAGATCATTTTAAGTCGTTGTACACGGTTTAAAGAACAAATGGACTCTGCTACCGGCTTTGGGAATGAGACAGAGGGATGCCTGGATGGATGGGAATTCAGCAAAGAGCAATACAGGTCCACCATAGTGACAGAG TGGGATCTGGTGTGTGACAATGCATGGAAAGCCCCTTTCACCGTCACAATATTCTTTTTGGGAGTGCTGTCCGGGTCATTTTTGTCTGGGATCATCTCCGATAG GTATGGGAGGAGGTACATTTTCTTTGCTACTTTGGCACTCCAGACCGTCTTCAGTATACTCCAGGCTGCTGCCAACAGCTGGGAGTTGTTCTGTGCCCTATACTTTATCGTTGGGATGGGACAAATTGCCAATTACTGTGCTGCTTTCATACTTG GTTCTGAGCTTCTCATCAGAAATGTACGCATCAACTTTGCCTCACTGGGGGTCTCTATATGCTATGCAATCGGATACACCGCTCTGCCAATGTTTGCCTGGTTCATCCGTAGCTGGAGGATTCTGCTGATAGCCATGGCTATACCTGGATTTCTTTATATCCCTCTTTGGTG GTATATCCCTGAGTCTCCACGGTGGCTGTTGTCTCAGGGCAGGGTAAAGGAGGCAGAGGACATCATACGAGCTGCAGCAAGAAAGAACGGCATCACTCCTCCAGACGTCATATTCAAACCGGAAGACTGTGAACAACTCATG GGAAATGTAAACAAGGAAAGTCAGCGACTGTACACATGGCTGGATCTCATCAAAACAACTAACATAAGGAACATCACACTCATCAGCATTATCATTTG GATTGTCATATCCATGACTTActatgggatgtctctaaacaCCCCCAACATGGATGGAGACCCTTATTTCAACTGTTTGGTGGCTGCATCCTCTGAATTTCTGGGTTATGGAAGTATCTGGTTATTTATACGCTACACTCCACGGAGATTCACTCTTCCCTTCACCATGATCCTCTCTGGGACCCTGCTTCTGATCATGAAGTTTATCCCTCAAG ATATGCACGTCCTGTCTCTCACCCTGGTGATGATTGGAAAAACAGGTGTCACTGGAGCATTTGGATTCCTCTATCTGTACAGCACGGAGCTGTTCCCCACAGTGGTGCGCAATATGGCCTTGGGTGCCACCTCCATGGCTTCCAGAGTAGGTAGCACTGTGTCTCCATACATCGCCTACATGG GCACGTATAACAAGATACTACCCTACATTCTAATGGGAGGCACCACAGTCATCGCTGGTGTGTTGAGCTTGTTGCTACCAGAAACAAAAGGAGAACAACTACCAGAATTAATCAACCAGGTTAAACCCCTCAGATG CATGGGCATGAACCGGGCTTCTCGGGATGGCCAGAGGCAGAAAGGAAACGCACAGGTGGGGAATGAAGTCAACAACATTCAAGAGTGA